A genome region from Sphingorhabdus sp. SMR4y includes the following:
- a CDS encoding phosphotransferase family protein translates to MGMTDEAFQTKLENYCTKTFGTDGKLEQLRRLSGGASMESWAFAYGGEEFVLRRLPSGLSPDDAGLRGVPLATQADIIELARTAGVTAPEVRGRLSPEDDIGEGFIMSKAAGETLPHKILGNPDFAEAERKLTRQCARELAAIHRIPVRSITAPLEYFSPAELIRLQKEKYDEIGGHIPIYEYAFHWLDRNVPDASDKYLVHGDFRMGNLMIGHQGLSAVLDWELVRLGDPVQDIAYLCTPSWRFGQYEKVAGGFDSAESLLRAYAEASGSEVDPDRFRFWLIYSTLWWGVACMVMGQIWRSHGDRSLERTVIGRRVSEVEIDLALLFEEILPGEICSPLDWSIPDERAETGETGYGELLTALGEWNTEHVQPGLDGHAKFQSRVAGNALGIARRQAEWGPDFREASRARLAAIGYDHGQLCTGLSNGDIGITAPTVWDHLRLSALERLSIDQPKYAGLKVALKKWSSS, encoded by the coding sequence ATGGGTATGACGGATGAGGCATTTCAGACAAAGCTCGAGAATTACTGCACAAAAACATTTGGCACCGACGGAAAACTCGAGCAATTGCGGCGATTATCAGGGGGAGCCAGCATGGAAAGCTGGGCCTTCGCTTATGGGGGTGAAGAATTCGTCCTCCGCCGCCTGCCGTCGGGTCTGTCCCCCGATGACGCCGGCCTGCGCGGAGTCCCGCTAGCGACGCAGGCAGATATCATCGAACTGGCCCGCACCGCCGGGGTCACCGCTCCGGAAGTTCGCGGTCGGCTCAGTCCGGAAGACGATATTGGCGAAGGCTTCATCATGAGCAAGGCGGCGGGCGAAACCCTGCCGCACAAGATATTAGGCAATCCCGATTTCGCTGAAGCCGAGAGAAAATTGACCCGGCAATGCGCCCGGGAGCTTGCCGCCATCCACCGGATTCCGGTGCGATCGATCACGGCTCCGCTGGAATATTTTTCACCCGCCGAACTGATCCGCCTGCAAAAAGAAAAATATGACGAGATTGGCGGTCATATACCGATTTACGAATATGCCTTTCACTGGCTGGACCGGAACGTGCCGGACGCCAGTGACAAATATCTCGTGCACGGCGATTTCCGCATGGGCAATCTGATGATTGGCCATCAGGGCCTATCCGCGGTGCTCGACTGGGAACTCGTCCGGCTCGGGGATCCGGTGCAGGACATTGCCTATCTGTGCACGCCAAGCTGGCGGTTCGGTCAATATGAAAAGGTTGCGGGCGGCTTCGACAGCGCCGAATCCCTGTTACGGGCCTATGCCGAAGCCAGCGGCAGCGAGGTCGACCCGGATCGCTTCCGCTTCTGGCTCATTTATTCCACGCTCTGGTGGGGCGTCGCCTGCATGGTGATGGGCCAGATATGGCGCAGCCATGGCGACCGTTCGCTGGAGCGAACCGTGATCGGCCGCCGCGTATCCGAAGTCGAAATTGATCTCGCCCTTCTGTTCGAGGAAATTCTTCCCGGCGAGATCTGTTCACCACTCGACTGGTCGATCCCCGACGAAAGAGCCGAGACCGGCGAAACCGGATATGGAGAATTGCTGACCGCATTGGGTGAATGGAACACCGAACATGTCCAGCCCGGCCTTGACGGCCATGCCAAATTCCAGTCCCGCGTTGCTGGCAATGCTCTGGGAATCGCGCGGCGTCAGGCTGAATGGGGGCCGGATTTTCGCGAGGCGTCCAGAGCGCGCCTGGCCGCTATCGGTTATGATCATGGACAGCTTTGCACCGGCCTTTCAAACGGAGACATTGGAATTACGGCACCGACCGTCTGGGATCACCTGCGACTATCCGCGCTTGAACGACTGTCTATCGATCAACCCAAATATGCCGGCCTGAAGGTCGCGCTCAAGAAATGGAGCTCATCATGA
- the mltG gene encoding endolytic transglycosylase MltG, with protein MRRLGCLILVAAAIIAVLLGGSFLYGWNASGPLEEQRIVLIKSGSSLAMAAESLESEGVIESADDFLTRAKILGGSEPIKAGEFEIPAGASNAQILSILQGGKAVQRLITVPEGTPSIIVHEKLMAEKLLKGDIPVPAEGSILPDSYSFERGEQRAAVVARMQKAMKDTIAELWPKRTKASVVKTPHEALTLAAIVEKETALARERRTVAGVYSNRIRKNMMLQADPTIIYPITRGKPLGRRIRQSEIAQVNDYNTYAMIGLPKGPIANPGRRSIEAVLNPAKTDALYFVADGRGGHVFAETLEEHNRNVEKWFAIRRARGEM; from the coding sequence ATGCGCCGTCTCGGTTGCCTGATATTGGTGGCGGCGGCGATCATTGCGGTCCTGCTGGGCGGTAGTTTTCTCTATGGCTGGAACGCCAGCGGGCCGCTGGAAGAACAGCGTATCGTCCTGATCAAATCCGGGTCGAGTCTGGCCATGGCGGCGGAATCTCTGGAATCGGAAGGCGTCATAGAATCCGCTGACGATTTCCTGACGCGCGCCAAGATTCTCGGCGGGTCCGAACCGATCAAGGCCGGAGAATTCGAAATTCCCGCAGGCGCCAGCAACGCGCAAATTCTGTCCATTTTGCAGGGCGGCAAGGCAGTACAACGCCTCATCACGGTACCGGAAGGCACGCCGTCGATCATCGTCCATGAAAAGCTGATGGCCGAAAAGCTGCTCAAGGGCGATATTCCGGTGCCGGCGGAAGGATCAATCCTGCCCGACAGCTACAGTTTCGAGCGCGGCGAACAACGCGCCGCCGTGGTCGCACGGATGCAGAAAGCGATGAAGGATACAATCGCAGAGCTTTGGCCAAAGCGCACCAAGGCCAGCGTCGTCAAGACGCCGCATGAAGCGCTCACACTTGCGGCAATCGTCGAAAAAGAGACCGCTCTGGCCAGGGAACGCCGAACAGTCGCCGGAGTCTACAGCAACCGGATCCGCAAGAATATGATGCTGCAGGCCGACCCGACGATCATCTACCCGATTACCCGGGGCAAACCGCTGGGCCGCCGCATCCGGCAATCGGAGATCGCTCAGGTCAATGACTATAACACCTATGCGATGATCGGTCTTCCCAAGGGGCCGATTGCCAACCCGGGGCGCCGGTCGATCGAGGCGGTGCTCAATCCGGCGAAAACCGACGCACTTTATTTCGTCGCTGACGGCCGTGGCGGTCATGTGTTTGCCGAAACGCTGGAAGAGCATAATCGCAACGTCGAGAAATGGTTCGCCATACGCCGCGCCCGCGGCGAAATGTGA
- the fabD gene encoding ACP S-malonyltransferase, with protein sequence MRAFIFPGQGSQAVGMGKALAEASSTAREVFEEVDHALEQNLYELMCEGPLDELTLTENAQPAIMANAVATLRVLEKEGGKSIEDICSFVAGHSLGEYSALCAAGALDLTTTAELLKLRGQSMQKAVPVGEGGMAALLGADIKKASALANASSQGEICTVANDNDPTQVVISGHIGAIERAIAAAKEHGIKRGMLLPVSAPFHCSLMAPAAEAMEEALAEASIFPPVVPLFANVTAAPVSDADEIRELLVQQVTGAVRWRESVGNMAESGVEQFVEFGGKVLTGMVGRIAPEAEKVSLVSMDDIEAFLKSL encoded by the coding sequence ATGCGTGCATTTATTTTTCCGGGACAGGGTAGCCAGGCCGTTGGCATGGGCAAGGCGCTTGCCGAGGCGAGCAGCACCGCCCGCGAAGTATTCGAGGAAGTCGATCACGCGCTCGAGCAAAACCTGTACGAGCTGATGTGCGAAGGGCCGCTTGACGAGTTGACCCTGACTGAAAACGCGCAGCCCGCGATCATGGCGAATGCCGTTGCGACCCTGCGAGTGCTGGAGAAAGAAGGCGGCAAGTCGATCGAAGATATCTGCTCTTTCGTCGCCGGTCACAGTCTTGGTGAATATAGTGCGCTCTGCGCGGCGGGGGCGCTGGACCTGACGACGACGGCGGAATTGCTGAAGCTGCGCGGTCAGTCGATGCAGAAAGCCGTGCCGGTGGGCGAGGGCGGAATGGCGGCGCTGCTGGGCGCTGACATCAAGAAGGCGTCGGCGCTGGCCAATGCCTCATCCCAGGGCGAAATCTGTACCGTTGCCAATGACAACGACCCCACGCAGGTTGTGATTTCCGGTCATATCGGCGCCATCGAACGAGCTATTGCTGCCGCCAAAGAACATGGCATCAAGCGCGGTATGCTGCTCCCTGTCTCCGCACCTTTCCATTGTTCGCTGATGGCACCCGCGGCGGAAGCCATGGAAGAGGCGCTGGCGGAAGCCAGCATTTTCCCACCGGTTGTGCCCCTGTTTGCGAACGTGACGGCGGCTCCGGTATCGGATGCAGACGAGATTCGGGAATTGCTTGTTCAACAGGTGACCGGCGCGGTCCGCTGGCGGGAATCCGTCGGCAATATGGCCGAATCCGGCGTCGAGCAATTTGTCGAATTTGGCGGCAAGGTGCTGACCGGAATGGTCGGGCGCATTGCTCCGGAAGCGGAAAAGGTCAGTCTGGTTTCCATGGATGATATCGAGGCGTTTCTGAAAAGCCTGTAA
- the fabG gene encoding 3-oxoacyl-[acyl-carrier-protein] reductase encodes MFDLSGKTALVTGASGGIGSAIARSLAERGATVALSGTRKLVLMEMIPELPGEGHIVMPCDLSNPEEVDALVPDTVAKLGKLDILVNNAGITRDGLVMRMSDDDFADVIRVNLESAFRLIRAAARPMMKARGGRIISISSVVGATGNPGQANYVASKAGLVGMSKALAQELASRGITVNCVAPGFIASPMTDELTDAQKDEINRKIPAGKMGSGDDIGAAVVYLASQEAAYVTGQTLHVNGGMAMIS; translated from the coding sequence ATGTTTGACTTAAGCGGAAAAACCGCCCTGGTAACCGGCGCCTCCGGGGGAATTGGCTCGGCAATCGCCAGGTCGCTCGCCGAGCGGGGTGCCACCGTTGCGCTGTCGGGCACCCGCAAGCTCGTGCTGATGGAGATGATCCCGGAATTGCCGGGCGAAGGTCATATTGTCATGCCATGTGACCTTTCCAACCCGGAGGAAGTCGATGCCCTGGTGCCGGACACGGTGGCAAAGCTCGGCAAGCTCGACATCCTGGTCAACAATGCCGGCATCACCCGCGACGGGCTGGTGATGCGCATGTCGGATGATGATTTCGCCGATGTGATCCGGGTCAATCTGGAATCGGCTTTCCGCCTGATCCGCGCTGCGGCGCGGCCGATGATGAAAGCGCGCGGCGGCCGGATCATTTCGATTAGTTCTGTGGTCGGCGCGACCGGCAATCCGGGGCAGGCCAATTATGTCGCCTCGAAAGCCGGACTCGTCGGCATGTCCAAGGCGCTGGCGCAGGAGTTGGCCTCGCGCGGGATCACCGTCAATTGCGTGGCACCGGGTTTCATTGCATCGCCGATGACCGATGAGCTGACCGACGCCCAGAAAGACGAGATCAACCGCAAGATTCCGGCAGGAAAAATGGGCAGTGGTGACGATATTGGCGCTGCTGTTGTCTATCTGGCCAGTCAGGAAGCCGCTTATGTCACGGGTCAGACGCTGCACGTGAATGGCGGTATGGCGATGATTTCCTAG
- a CDS encoding acyl carrier protein yields MSETADRVKKIVVEHLGVEADKVTEEAAFIDDLGADSLDIVELVMAFEEEFSVEIPDDAAEKIGTVKDAIDFIDKNKG; encoded by the coding sequence ATGAGTGAGACTGCAGACCGCGTAAAAAAGATTGTTGTTGAGCATCTGGGCGTTGAAGCCGACAAAGTAACCGAAGAAGCTGCATTCATCGATGATCTGGGCGCTGACAGCCTCGACATCGTTGAGCTGGTCATGGCGTTTGAAGAAGAATTCAGCGTCGAAATTCCGGATGATGCAGCAGAAAAAATCGGTACCGTCAAAGACGCCATCGATTTTATCGACAAAAACAAGGGTTAA
- the fabF gene encoding beta-ketoacyl-ACP synthase II: MRRVVVTGMGLVTPLGGDVETTWSNILASKSGAGKITRFDASDQKCHIACEVKPADHEYGFDPNLRVDHKVQRQVDPFIVYGIDAAGQALEDAGLTDMSDEAKLRAGCSIGSGIGGLPGIEKESLVLAERGPGRVSPHFVHGRLINLISGQVSIKYGLMGPNHAVVTACSTGAHSIGDAARMIALDDADVMLAGGAEATICPIGIAGFAQAKALSTKRNDDPTAASRPYDKDRDGFVMGEGAGVVVLEEYEHAKARGANIYCEVVGYGMSGDAYHVTAPHPDGTGAYRSMEMALKRSGLTTADIDYVNAHGTSTMADTIELAAVRRLFGDDLKTMSMSSTKSAIGHLLGGAGAVEGIFSILALRDQIVPPTLNLDDPDEGCEGVDLVPHVAKKREVKAVLSNSFGFGGTNASIIMKAV; encoded by the coding sequence ATGCGCCGTGTAGTTGTAACCGGAATGGGCCTGGTAACGCCGCTGGGTGGCGATGTGGAAACGACCTGGAGCAATATTTTGGCTTCCAAGTCGGGCGCCGGGAAAATCACCCGCTTTGATGCATCCGATCAGAAGTGCCATATCGCCTGCGAGGTCAAGCCCGCGGATCATGAATATGGCTTTGATCCCAATCTCCGCGTCGACCACAAGGTCCAGCGTCAGGTCGACCCGTTCATCGTCTATGGCATCGATGCTGCCGGTCAGGCGCTCGAGGATGCCGGTCTTACCGATATGTCCGATGAAGCCAAGCTGCGCGCAGGCTGCTCGATCGGCTCGGGCATCGGCGGACTGCCGGGCATTGAGAAAGAATCGCTGGTTTTGGCCGAACGCGGTCCGGGCCGGGTCAGCCCGCATTTTGTCCACGGCCGGCTGATCAATCTCATTTCCGGTCAGGTGTCGATCAAATATGGTCTGATGGGTCCCAATCACGCTGTGGTCACAGCCTGCTCGACCGGTGCGCACAGCATCGGAGACGCAGCGCGGATGATCGCGCTGGATGATGCCGATGTGATGCTGGCCGGTGGTGCAGAAGCGACCATTTGTCCGATCGGCATTGCCGGCTTCGCGCAAGCCAAGGCGCTGTCGACCAAGCGTAACGATGACCCGACGGCAGCATCCCGTCCCTATGACAAGGATCGCGACGGTTTCGTAATGGGGGAGGGCGCCGGTGTCGTCGTTCTGGAAGAATATGAACATGCCAAGGCCCGTGGTGCCAATATCTATTGTGAAGTGGTTGGCTATGGCATGTCCGGCGACGCCTATCATGTGACGGCGCCGCATCCGGACGGAACCGGTGCCTATCGCTCGATGGAAATGGCGCTCAAACGGTCCGGTCTGACGACCGCCGATATTGACTATGTCAACGCGCACGGCACCTCGACGATGGCCGACACAATCGAACTGGCAGCAGTCAGGCGTCTGTTCGGCGATGATCTCAAGACCATGTCGATGAGCTCGACCAAATCGGCGATCGGCCATCTTCTGGGTGGCGCCGGTGCTGTCGAAGGCATTTTTAGCATCCTCGCCCTGCGCGACCAGATTGTTCCACCGACCCTCAATCTGGACGATCCCGACGAAGGTTGTGAAGGCGTTGATCTGGTGCCGCATGTCGCGAAAAAGCGGGAAGTGAAAGCCGTGCTGAGCAACAGCTTCGGCTTCGGCGGAACCAATGCCAGCATCATCATGAAAGCTGTCTAA